The sequence TCCGGGCCGCTGCTGGCGGGCACGCTCGGCGACGGTGAGTCAGCGAAATCATGGCCTTTCCGCGCGAAGAAGGGGCAATGTTACCGGCTGCTCGTCGCCCACGAGCCCGCGCTGCAGGACGTGGTGGTGCTCTTGCGCGATAGCCAAGGGGCCTACGCGGTCGAGGGCCCGGAGGTCGCGGTGCCCGCTTCGGGGAAGGTGTGCTTCGACGCGGACGACGACGCGACCGTGCTCGTGTCGGTCGGCACGGGGCGTGGCGCGTTCGCGGTTCAGATCGTGGAGCGCTGACCCTCGAGCCGCGGAGACGCGCGGCCCGCGGTGCAAACGCGGGACAGGCAGACCAGGCCCGCCGTTCTTGCACTGGGGCGACCCGTTTGCAGGGCGCTGGAACGGCGCGCTGGAACAGGTAGGCGCAGACCTGCGCTGGCATGAAGGCTGCCTGCGCAGACCTTCGTGAGGCATTCAATCTGCGGTCAGAGCTTCTGGGTGCCGGGAAGTTTGCTGAGCCGTCGGTCAAAGGTTCCGAGGGGGAAATGGCCAGCTCTGAGTGCAACGGAGAGGATAAGGCAGTCGGAGAAGCCGAGCTTGGGGTGAGCACGAAAGTGAGCGAGAGCGGAGGCGACGACATCGGCATCTTGAATGACCAAGGTTTGGTGATCCAAGAGTAGCGCGAGGCCAGCAGCGAGTTGAGGTGCCTTGATGGCATAGACAGAATCAAGGACCCAGACAGCCTCCATGAGAACAAGATGAGAGATCCAGGCACCCGCCTGCACGAACGACTCGGCAGCGGCGAGTTGATGGGGGTCGTCGCGAGCGAGGAGCCGGACAAGAACGTTGGTGTCAACCGCGCGCATGGCGCGCTCGCAAGTGGGACCTGATGCCGCTCTTGAGCTCATCGAGGGAGCGGGGCTCAGGAGCGGTGAGGAAGAGAGTACGGTGAAGTTCCTCGGAGGTATGTCGGCCGGCGCGGCGGACGGTGATCCGATCGTCTTCGATGTCCCACTCGAGCACGGAGCCGGAGACAAGGGCGAGGCGCTTGCGTACCTCGGAGGGGACCGATATCTGTCCTTGAGCGGTGAGCTTGGACTGCGCGAGCTTCATACGGAGCAAGTACCACGGTAATGAAGGCGAGGCAAGGAGGCGTCGCTCCGCGGTCGTCGCAGCGAGCGAGCGCGAGGCGCTGCAGACCCGGAAGGGGGCCTACTCCGTCGCCGACCCCCTTGACGTCGGAGTCATGCTGGCGCCGCCAGACGCTCCCGGATGGGAGGGTGCGCCAACACCTACTGCGTTGCCGATCTTCGGGAGGTTGAGGTGGCGAAGACCGTGCGCGAGGCGCCCGGAGAGGAAGCGACAGAAACCGCCGGTTCCAGCGAGGGATGGGCCCGGCTTGGCCGAGTCGCGGCTGGTCCTGGGCGGACGCTGCCGATTGCGAGGAGGCCGAAGCGCCGCCGTCTCTCGAGGTCGAGCGTCGCCAATCCAGGAGCCGTTAGTACGCACCTCAGATAACCTGGACAATATAGTGACGAAAGGCTATAACTGTGCGATGCCTCGCGTAGCGACCTTGACCGGAAACATCGCGGTCTACATGTACGGAGACGACCATTGACCGCCGCACGTGCACGTGTACGCCGGGGAGCAGGAGGCGTCGATGGCACTGGACGGTACGATTGTAGTGGGAGCACTCGACAAGGCGACCCGGAAGATGAGTCGAGTGTGGGTAGTGGCGAACGCGAGTTGCCTGGCGAAGTACTGGAAGGAGCTAGGAAACAAATGAAGGCGAATCTGAAGGTGGTGGAAGCGGCGTATATGCGCGGCGGGAGTGGCTATCGGGTTCGGGTCACGTTTTCGGACGGCTCGAGCGGTATTGCGGACTATGATGGGAAGCTGAAGGGACTGCTCGCGCCGCTGGTCGACAAGAAGCAGTTTGCAAAAGTGTACGTGGACTTCGGAGCGCTGACGTGGCCCGGGAACATCGACACGGCGGCGGAGGCGACGTACGCGCTTGCGCACGGTCTGGAGCGTCCGAAGAGCGTGGAGGATGTGGAGCGGAACATGCTGGCGGTGCGGGTCCGCGAGCTTCGCAAGCGTGCGGGCAAGTCGCAGGTGGAGCTTGCGGAAGCGATGGGGGTGTCGCAGCCGACGATCGCGAGCTTCGAGAGAGCGCCGGACTTTCGCTGGTCGACGATGAGGAGGTACGTGAAGGCGCTTGGTGGGGAGGTAGACGTGGTGTTCACGCTAAAGGGGGAGCGGATGTCGCTGGAGAAGGGGACGAGGGTTCCGGCGTCGAGCCAGAGGACACGTCGGGTAGCGGCGAAGGCGAAGGTCGCGAAGTCGCCGAGTAAGGCCCCGGCGGCCTAAAAAGACTGCGAACGCGCTGCCTTCGCGGGCCGCGAGATACACCCAGCCCACGCGCGTCCAGATGGCGGTCACGTCCGTCGCCCAGACCTGGTTCGGTGCCTCGGTCGTGAAGTCGCGCTGAAGCAGGTTCGGCGCGATCGGGTCGTCGTGCACGGAGTCCGTCGTCGCGACGAATCGCTTCTTCGGACGGCCTGCGCACCGAGGGAGTCCCGCCCAAGGGCGCACGATCGTTTCACGACGTTCATCGGCGTGACGCTTTGGCGCGCGACATACGCCGCCATGACGCACCGCAATGCTTCTCGCCTCGTCGCCCTCGTCGCCCCCGTCGCCCTCGCGCTGCTTGGGATCACCGCCTGCGCCTACGGTCCCGTGAGCGACGACGCGCCCGCCTCCGCGGGGCTCCCCTCCGAGGATCCGCGC is a genomic window of Myxococcales bacterium containing:
- a CDS encoding AbrB/MazE/SpoVT family DNA-binding domain-containing protein codes for the protein MKLAQSKLTAQGQISVPSEVRKRLALVSGSVLEWDIEDDRITVRRAGRHTSEELHRTLFLTAPEPRSLDELKSGIRSHLRARHARG
- a CDS encoding helix-turn-helix domain-containing protein; this encodes MKANLKVVEAAYMRGGSGYRVRVTFSDGSSGIADYDGKLKGLLAPLVDKKQFAKVYVDFGALTWPGNIDTAAEATYALAHGLERPKSVEDVERNMLAVRVRELRKRAGKSQVELAEAMGVSQPTIASFERAPDFRWSTMRRYVKALGGEVDVVFTLKGERMSLEKGTRVPASSQRTRRVAAKAKVAKSPSKAPAA
- a CDS encoding type II toxin-antitoxin system VapC family toxin produces the protein MRAVDTNVLVRLLARDDPHQLAAAESFVQAGAWISHLVLMEAVWVLDSVYAIKAPQLAAGLALLLDHQTLVIQDADVVASALAHFRAHPKLGFSDCLILSVALRAGHFPLGTFDRRLSKLPGTQKL